The following are encoded in a window of Salinibacter ruber DSM 13855 genomic DNA:
- a CDS encoding vWA domain-containing protein, giving the protein MPYSAEISRQQPTAILFLLDQSASMQEPFGGAEKTGDAAPSRARVLADTVNDLLQNLVLRCAKEEGVRDYFHVGVIGYGQRVRRLVQPTEEYDPGTGLVPISHLADRPQRMEQRVKEVDDGDGGTTETRVKTPIWFDPQAKNGTPMCQALDLAAQSVRDWIDQHPHSFPPIVLNVTDGEATDGDPLRYAQELRSFATDDGEVLLFNIHLSASEEAPVELPSAADEVPTDDEYAEVLFQMSSRLPFSMRSAAEQEGYSVTLDTRGFVFNADPVSLVTFLEIGTRPSNLR; this is encoded by the coding sequence ATGCCGTACTCCGCCGAAATTAGCCGTCAGCAGCCCACCGCAATCCTGTTCCTGCTCGACCAGTCGGCGTCGATGCAGGAGCCGTTCGGCGGGGCGGAGAAGACCGGCGACGCCGCCCCCAGCCGGGCCCGCGTGCTGGCCGATACGGTGAACGACCTCCTGCAGAATCTGGTGCTGCGGTGCGCTAAGGAGGAAGGGGTGCGCGACTACTTCCACGTCGGCGTCATCGGCTACGGGCAGCGCGTCCGGCGCCTGGTCCAGCCGACCGAGGAGTACGACCCCGGCACCGGGCTCGTCCCCATCAGTCACCTTGCCGACCGCCCCCAGCGCATGGAGCAGCGGGTGAAGGAGGTGGATGACGGGGACGGCGGCACGACGGAGACGCGGGTCAAAACGCCGATCTGGTTCGATCCGCAGGCCAAGAACGGAACGCCGATGTGCCAGGCGCTCGACCTGGCGGCCCAGTCCGTGCGCGACTGGATCGACCAGCACCCGCACAGCTTCCCGCCCATCGTGCTGAACGTGACCGACGGGGAGGCGACCGATGGCGATCCGCTCCGCTACGCCCAGGAGCTCCGCTCGTTCGCGACCGACGACGGGGAGGTGCTGCTCTTCAATATCCACCTGTCCGCCTCGGAGGAGGCGCCGGTGGAGCTGCCCTCGGCCGCCGACGAGGTGCCAACGGACGACGAGTACGCCGAGGTGCTGTTTCAGATGTCGAGCCGCCTGCCGTTCTCCATGCGGTCCGCCGCCGAGCAGGAGGGCTACAGCGTGACGCTCGACACGCGCGGGTTCGTCTTCAACGCCGACCCGGTCTCGCTCGTCACATTCCTGGAAATCGGCACGCGGCCGAGCAACTTGCGGTAA
- a CDS encoding protein phosphatase 2C domain-containing protein codes for MSATAGPDSSGGDASAVDARIWAVSKGDASADAYEDAAHVRAEAWPVRAAVADGATESAFAGAWAERLACGVVEEDATTPEALRRAVPAWQAAWRDAVRERAAGRPWYVEAKAEEGAFATLLGLSLRAGGQWRAVGVGDCCLFRVRDEALVRSWPFDAGETFTNRPALVPSRPSQTPPTPEAASGEWRAGDTFVLATDAVAAWLLNSEAPVGPATVGAWNEEQFRRAVEQGRTENTLRNDDATLLVAHVTEPPSPGPETAAPPMNQS; via the coding sequence ATGAGCGCGACCGCAGGGCCCGATTCGTCGGGGGGAGACGCGTCTGCGGTGGACGCCCGTATCTGGGCCGTGTCGAAGGGCGATGCGAGCGCAGACGCGTACGAGGACGCGGCGCATGTCCGGGCCGAGGCGTGGCCGGTCCGGGCCGCTGTGGCCGATGGGGCGACGGAATCGGCCTTCGCCGGGGCGTGGGCCGAGCGCCTGGCGTGCGGCGTGGTGGAGGAGGACGCAACCACCCCCGAGGCCCTGCGCCGGGCCGTCCCGGCGTGGCAGGCGGCGTGGCGGGACGCGGTCCGTGAGCGCGCCGCAGGGCGCCCCTGGTATGTGGAGGCCAAGGCGGAGGAGGGCGCCTTCGCCACGCTGCTGGGCCTGTCGCTGCGGGCCGGGGGGCAGTGGCGGGCCGTGGGCGTCGGGGACTGCTGCCTCTTTCGGGTGCGAGACGAAGCCCTCGTGCGGAGCTGGCCCTTCGACGCGGGCGAGACCTTCACGAATCGTCCCGCCCTCGTCCCCAGCCGTCCGAGTCAAACGCCGCCCACGCCCGAGGCCGCCTCGGGAGAATGGCGCGCGGGCGATACCTTTGTGCTGGCCACCGACGCCGTCGCCGCCTGGCTCCTGAATTCGGAGGCCCCCGTCGGGCCCGCGACGGTCGGGGCGTGGAACGAGGAGCAGTTTCGGCGGGCCGTAGAGCAGGGGCGTACCGAGAACACGCTCCGCAACGACGACGCCACGCTCCTCGTCGCACACGTGACCGAACCACCGTCTCCAGGCCCGGAGACGGCGGCACCGCCCATGAACCAATCGTAG
- a CDS encoding co-chaperone GroES gives MADLIVVGDRVLIEPQTGEDKTDTGLVLPASVSQQGEVVSGRVVKTGPGYLTQNPEYSESETWKESETPVRYLPLQADPGDYAFFMGNEAIDLRYEETNYMIVQHNAILALVRGDDTPEEEPSDTTIDDLEDLWDEDE, from the coding sequence ATGGCGGACCTGATTGTCGTCGGCGATCGCGTTCTCATCGAGCCACAGACTGGCGAAGACAAAACGGACACCGGTCTTGTGCTGCCCGCGTCGGTATCCCAACAGGGAGAAGTGGTGAGCGGACGGGTCGTCAAAACCGGCCCGGGCTATCTCACCCAGAATCCCGAGTACAGCGAGAGCGAAACCTGGAAGGAGTCCGAAACGCCCGTCCGGTACCTGCCGCTCCAGGCCGACCCGGGCGACTACGCCTTCTTTATGGGCAATGAGGCGATCGACCTGCGCTACGAGGAGACGAACTACATGATCGTCCAACACAACGCCATCCTCGCCCTCGTGCGCGGCGACGACACCCCCGAGGAGGAACCGTCGGATACGACGATCGACGACCTGGAAGACCTCTGGGACGAGGATGAGTAG
- the pgl gene encoding 6-phosphogluconolactonase: MPPSPSSAIRRFPDLEALSRAAARDLTADIQETLRAQDHYALALAGGSTPRRLYELLAAEAEGALPWSQIHLFWGDERFVPLDHPDSNARMANDALVEAVPIPPDQVHPMPTHLDSPDAAAAAYAETLRHQFSDRSTTFDTVLLGLGGDGHTASLFPETGTPEQRRTDEAWVRPVTAPPRHEIPRRLTCTLPALNGARRAVFLVAGARKEDALARVLDQEDSSLPAAQVAPRAALLWYVDAAARPHPSE; this comes from the coding sequence ATGCCCCCATCGCCCTCGTCTGCCATTCGCCGGTTTCCCGACCTCGAAGCCCTGAGCCGGGCGGCGGCCCGGGACCTGACGGCCGACATCCAGGAGACCCTCCGTGCACAAGACCACTACGCCCTCGCCCTGGCGGGCGGGAGCACGCCGCGGCGCCTCTACGAACTGCTTGCGGCGGAGGCCGAGGGGGCGCTGCCCTGGTCCCAAATCCATCTGTTCTGGGGCGACGAGCGGTTCGTCCCGCTCGACCATCCGGACAGCAACGCCCGCATGGCGAATGATGCACTTGTTGAGGCCGTCCCCATCCCGCCCGACCAGGTGCACCCGATGCCAACCCACCTGGACTCCCCCGACGCGGCCGCCGCGGCCTACGCGGAGACGCTCCGGCACCAGTTCTCCGACCGCTCCACGACATTCGACACGGTCCTTCTCGGCCTCGGGGGCGACGGGCACACGGCCTCCCTCTTCCCCGAAACCGGCACGCCCGAGCAGCGCCGCACCGACGAGGCGTGGGTCCGCCCCGTGACCGCTCCGCCCCGCCACGAGATTCCCCGCCGCCTCACGTGCACCCTGCCGGCGCTCAACGGCGCCCGGCGGGCCGTTTTTCTCGTGGCCGGCGCGAGGAAGGAAGACGCTCTCGCCCGCGTGCTCGACCAAGAGGATTCGTCGCTGCCGGCCGCCCAGGTGGCCCCCCGGGCCGCGCTGCTCTGGTACGTGGACGCGGCGGCACGCCCCCATCCTTCGGAATAA
- a CDS encoding sensor histidine kinase, with product MSFVPRLPPFVSRLGLKLGATAGLIAGLGAVAVSSASGGSAALLGLGTAVLVYAASHVWLHRRLRHLQGVLHEIRTHEFAAETPPSGPHGDELSTLLWEVYRTGQSLETEIQELKEMESYRREFIGNVSHELKTPIFSVQGFAETLLDGALDDESVNRTFLKKILHHANRLDSLARDLSTITKIETDELDMSNEAFNVAELFDAAIESVEIRAEEKGIMPRQRVAPDLPQIYGDFDRLRRVLVNLVDNAIKYNQDGGTVQLEAESQNDEVVIRVVDDGIGISPDHLPRLTERFYRVDKSRSRNQGGTGLGLAIVKHILAAHDRELHVESAPEEGSTFYFTLPTSPQPSLQPA from the coding sequence GTGTCATTTGTTCCCCGGCTCCCCCCGTTCGTGAGCCGCCTGGGCCTGAAGCTTGGAGCCACGGCGGGCCTCATCGCCGGGCTGGGAGCAGTGGCCGTGTCGAGCGCCTCCGGCGGGAGCGCCGCCCTGCTCGGACTGGGCACTGCCGTCCTCGTCTACGCCGCGAGTCACGTCTGGCTCCACCGCCGCCTCCGCCACCTCCAGGGGGTCCTGCACGAGATCCGCACCCACGAGTTTGCCGCCGAGACGCCGCCCTCCGGCCCCCACGGCGACGAGCTGAGCACGCTTCTCTGGGAGGTCTACCGCACCGGCCAGAGCCTGGAAACCGAAATCCAGGAGCTCAAGGAGATGGAAAGCTACCGGCGCGAGTTTATCGGAAACGTGTCCCACGAGCTCAAAACACCGATCTTTTCCGTCCAGGGCTTCGCTGAGACATTGCTGGACGGCGCCCTCGACGACGAGTCGGTGAACCGCACGTTCCTCAAAAAAATCCTCCACCACGCCAACCGCCTCGACAGCCTCGCCCGCGACCTCTCGACCATTACCAAGATCGAGACGGACGAGCTCGACATGTCAAACGAGGCGTTCAACGTGGCGGAGCTGTTCGACGCCGCGATCGAGTCGGTCGAAATTCGGGCCGAGGAGAAGGGCATTATGCCCCGGCAACGAGTCGCACCGGACCTTCCCCAGATCTACGGCGACTTCGACCGTCTCCGTCGGGTCCTCGTGAACCTGGTGGACAACGCCATCAAGTACAACCAGGACGGCGGTACCGTCCAGCTGGAGGCCGAGAGCCAGAACGACGAGGTCGTGATCCGGGTCGTGGACGACGGCATCGGCATCTCACCGGACCACCTTCCCCGCCTCACCGAGCGCTTCTACCGCGTGGACAAGAGCCGGTCTCGCAACCAGGGGGGCACCGGACTGGGACTCGCCATCGTAAAGCACATCCTCGCCGCCCACGATCGCGAACTTCACGTCGAGAGCGCTCCCGAGGAGGGCTCCACGTTTTATTTCACCCTGCCGACCTCGCCCCAGCCCAGCCTGCAGCCGGCGTAG
- a CDS encoding PIG-L deacetylase family protein: MASLLYVFPHPDDECFGPVPALAQQRRTGHEVHLLTLTRGEATSQRERLGYSKADMAAARYEEMQGVAATLDLSSLTVLEYPDGGLAELNPLVLEDEVTAHIHAHEPDVVVTYPVHGISGHPDHLVAHAVVKRAVCALRRDGATAPRRLAFYTLSPADDADRPPHLTHSPPTLIDCQVPIRDEDLETGREALHCYETYRPVIEEHRPLDTIGDRVSFELFAETHDPPLSSLLDRLPALDDEAGLPSAP; encoded by the coding sequence ATGGCCTCTCTGCTGTACGTCTTCCCCCACCCCGACGACGAGTGTTTTGGCCCGGTGCCCGCCCTCGCCCAGCAGCGCCGCACGGGGCACGAGGTGCACCTGCTCACCCTCACGCGGGGCGAGGCCACGTCGCAACGGGAGCGCCTCGGGTACTCGAAGGCGGACATGGCGGCGGCACGCTACGAGGAGATGCAGGGCGTGGCGGCCACCCTGGACCTTAGCTCCCTGACCGTCCTGGAATACCCGGACGGAGGGCTCGCCGAGCTCAATCCGCTGGTGCTGGAGGACGAGGTGACCGCCCACATCCACGCCCACGAACCGGACGTGGTCGTCACGTACCCCGTCCACGGGATTAGTGGACACCCCGACCATCTCGTGGCCCACGCCGTCGTGAAGCGCGCGGTGTGCGCCCTTCGCCGCGACGGGGCCACCGCCCCTCGCCGGCTTGCGTTTTACACCCTCTCCCCCGCCGACGACGCAGACCGACCGCCCCACCTCACGCACTCCCCCCCAACGCTCATTGACTGCCAGGTACCCATTCGGGACGAGGACCTGGAAACGGGGCGCGAGGCCCTCCACTGCTACGAGACCTACCGCCCCGTTATCGAGGAGCATCGGCCCCTCGACACCATCGGTGATCGCGTGTCGTTCGAGCTATTTGCAGAGACGCACGATCCGCCCCTCTCCTCGCTCCTCGACCGCCTGCCCGCCCTCGACGACGAGGCGGGCCTCCCCAGCGCCCCGTAG
- a CDS encoding (2Fe-2S)-binding protein, which translates to MTIDRCYCYEQTFAALKAVAEDTGADSIGELQAHVTFGENCQLCHPYARRMLETGQTVFHEVIEEDGDAD; encoded by the coding sequence ATGACCATCGACCGCTGCTACTGCTACGAGCAGACGTTCGCGGCCCTGAAGGCCGTGGCGGAGGACACAGGGGCGGACTCCATCGGCGAGCTGCAGGCCCACGTCACCTTCGGCGAAAACTGCCAGCTCTGTCACCCCTACGCGCGCCGGATGCTGGAGACGGGCCAGACCGTGTTCCACGAGGTCATTGAGGAGGATGGGGACGCCGATTAA